The Gloeocapsa sp. DLM2.Bin57 genome has a window encoding:
- a CDS encoding pentapeptide repeat-containing protein — protein sequence MSFISFIQKRGLWFPRSLNQAEFQQLYQAGVRDFRGCKFLDVDLSPYDVSVLDLRHSDLTKVRNLANILAQLQSGKINLEGVNLQGINLRQVVLNYSNLKGVQLSGSDLQGASLKGVNLQDASLEFACLNGADLSSARLQNTNLNHAFLVGANLYRAQLKGANLAQANLEDANLSHSNLRFVNLTWANLQNANLTDCCLSDTNLSFVDLDCSNFKKAKFGLVNIQGTRFSDELYLEKIPQKID from the coding sequence ATGAGTTTCATAAGTTTTATACAAAAAAGAGGTTTATGGTTTCCTCGTTCTCTTAACCAGGCAGAATTTCAACAACTTTATCAAGCAGGAGTACGAGATTTTCGAGGCTGTAAATTTTTAGATGTGGATTTATCTCCCTATGATGTGTCAGTTTTAGATTTACGTCATAGTGATTTAACTAAAGTGAGAAATTTAGCTAATATTTTAGCTCAACTTCAGTCTGGTAAAATCAATTTAGAAGGTGTTAATTTACAAGGTATAAACCTTCGTCAAGTGGTTCTAAATTATAGTAATCTTAAAGGTGTACAATTAAGCGGAAGTGATCTACAAGGAGCTTCTTTAAAAGGGGTAAATCTTCAAGATGCTAGTTTAGAATTCGCCTGTTTAAATGGCGCAGATCTTTCCTCAGCTCGTCTGCAAAATACTAATTTAAATCATGCTTTTTTAGTAGGTGCTAACTTGTATCGTGCTCAGTTAAAAGGAGCTAATTTAGCTCAGGCAAATTTAGAGGATGCTAATTTAAGTCACAGTAATTTAAGGTTTGTTAATTTGACTTGGGCAAATTTACAGAATGCTAACTTAACTGATTGTTGTTTATCCGATACCAATTTGAGTTTTGTAGATCTTGATTGCTCTAATTTTAAAAAAGCTAAATTTGGACTAGTTAATATTCAAGGGACAAGATTTTCTGATGAGTTATATTTAGAAAAAATTCCTCAAAAAATAGATTGA